The following nucleotide sequence is from Leptolyngbya sp. SIO1E4.
TTGATTTCTGAGTAGCTGACAGCATCGGAGAAGATGGATCGCTCATGGAATGCCCCTTTATTCTGCAAGAATGTCTTGAATCGCTTGCCAAATGCGTTTGAATTTTTGCAGTAAGCCGACGGGAGTATTGCCAGACTCCTGCTCAACGGAATCAACCAAATGTTGAATTCGATCCATCCGATCAGCCATCTCTTCTAAATGCCCGATCGCCTCCTCTTTTCTTGAGAGTGAATCGCGGAGTAAAACCGTCATTTCAGCAATTTCTCGCTTCAGCAACTCGTTCTCTCGTTTACGGCGAGTTTCCCACCCTTTGATTCCCGCTTTAGAGCGACGTTCAAATTTTAACTGCGCCTGAGCATCGTTGTAGAGGGTCAGATAATTTTCGCGTTCTGCTTGAACAGTTTCATACTTAACTAATAACTCACTGTGCTTTGCAGCTTCTTGATCATAGAGGGCAAGATAAGACTGTGCTTGAGTTTGAGCTTCTCGATAAAGCGTTACAGTAGACTGATATTCTTGTTCTTTTTCTAAATATTGATGCTGAGCTTGCTGCAGCTGTTTTTCACCATCTTGAACTTGCTGTCGCAATTCATTATTTTGCGATCGCAGGGTAACTAAACGTTGCGCTTCATCTCGGGAAGACAAAGGTTCTGGCTGTCGTGAATGGGGATGATTTATCCAGTTGTCATAGGATTCATCCCGTCGATCTGCTCTTCGCATAGACATCGCAGTGTGTCACCTCAAAGGGCCTCATAAGTGATGCCTTTAGGTTGCCCACGCGTCAGAAACTTCAACTTCTTTTTACCTAATGTAAGGTGATGACCATCAAGTAACTCCAAACTGGGTTTAAGCAACAACAATGTCTCAACATGTTTTGATTACCGGTGCCTCGCAGGGGGCTGGCAAAGCAACAGCGCTGAGGTTTGCAACAGGCGGGTGGGATGTCACCCTGGCAGCCCGCAACCCTGCCCGCCTTGACGCAGTCGCCCAACAAATTCAAGCCATGGGGCAGCAGGCCCTAGCCGTGCCAACCGATGTGGGCAAAGCGGAGCAGGTTGCGACCCTGGTGGAGAAATCTATCGCTACGTTTGGCCAGATAGATGCCCTGATCAACAATGCTGGCATTTGTCTGACTGGCCCCATCGAAAACACGAGCCTTGACGATTGGCATCGCATTTTGGATACCAATTTGTGGGGCTGCATCCACACGATTCAGGCAATTTTGCCTACCATGCTCAACCAGGGCCGAGGCACGATTATCAATGTGGGTTCCTTTGGCGGCAAAATGCCCATTCCCCAAATGACCGCCTATTGCACCAGCAAATATGCCCTGACAGGGCTGACAAACTCACTGCGGCTGGAATTAGCATCTAAAGGTATCCATGTGGGGATTGTGCATCCTGGAGTCATTAAAAGCGACTTTTTAGAGCGGGCCATGTTTCGCGGTCACACAGACGCAGATGCCCGCGATCGCCAACAGCAAATGACTCAGCTATTGGATGCGAGTTGGGCCAGCCAGCCAGAGGATATTGCAAAGGCCGTGTGGAAGGCCCTGGCGCAGCGGCAGCACGAGGTCGTGGTCGGGCCAACCGCGATCGCCACAGAACTGCATCGCCTGTTTCCGCAGTTCACCCAGTGGGCCTTATCTAAAGGGGCAAATGGCTAAGGAGATTTCTCCCTCACAAAATGCCAGTTATAGCCTTGTTCAGGTGAGTCCAGTACATCTGGGTCTAGGCAGGGTCTAGGGTTTGGGGTTTAGGGTGTGCTTGATTAGCCTGCATACCGCAATATGTATAAACCGCAGCTTTCCGGGCAGGGTATCGATCGCTCTAGACGGCCACCCTAGACGGCGATCGCCCCTTCCCGGTCTCCCAACCCGGCCTGCATATAGTGAAACCACTCCACCAAATTTTCCACCTGCTTGTCAGGCTTTAAAACCCCTAACCCCCGCACGGTGACTTTGCCGGGCGCGTAAACAAATCGAGCCTTCAGATGACCGGGGATCTTTTCGAAGAGCCGCTTCCAGGCGGGTTCTTCCATGGGGGTCTCAAGCACAATGTGGGGTTTGCCTTCCGGTTTAATGCGAGAGAAGCCGAGCTGCTTAGCCATTTGCTTGAGTTCTAGCACACGGATCAGCTGCTCTGTGGCGTGGGGGATAGCGCCGTAGCGATCGCTCAAATCTGCCGCAATTTGGGTTAACTCCCGCTTGCTTTCTGCAGAGGCCAGGGCTCGATAAGCACTCATCTTTTGCTCCACATCATCAATGTAGTTATTGGGGATAAAGGCAGTGACTTTGAGATCCACCTGGGTGTCGTCCACTTTGGGAATTTCCTGACCGCGAATTTCGGCAATCTCTTCTTCCAGCATGTCCATATACAGATCAAAGCCGACGGCATCCATCTGACCCGACTGTTCGACCCCGAGCAGGTTGCCCACCCCGCGAATTTCCATGTCGCGCATGGCGAGCTGATATCCAGACCCCAGTTGGGCAAACTCCTGAATCGCGCGCAGGCGCTGGCGGGCCTTGGGGGTGAGGGTGCGCTGGCGGGGGTAAAACAGCCAGGCATGGGCTTG
It contains:
- a CDS encoding SDR family oxidoreductase; translated protein: MSQHVLITGASQGAGKATALRFATGGWDVTLAARNPARLDAVAQQIQAMGQQALAVPTDVGKAEQVATLVEKSIATFGQIDALINNAGICLTGPIENTSLDDWHRILDTNLWGCIHTIQAILPTMLNQGRGTIINVGSFGGKMPIPQMTAYCTSKYALTGLTNSLRLELASKGIHVGIVHPGVIKSDFLERAMFRGHTDADARDRQQQMTQLLDASWASQPEDIAKAVWKALAQRQHEVVVGPTAIATELHRLFPQFTQWALSKGANG